A single region of the Nicotiana sylvestris chromosome 6, ASM39365v2, whole genome shotgun sequence genome encodes:
- the LOC138871747 gene encoding uncharacterized protein: MRGLGGQVSVAYKDLCLFPNVQLPIGFKMPKFDLYNGHGDPVAHLRGFCSKIRGAGGKDELLMAYFSQSLSGSALEWYTRQDHGRWYTWDDLAQAFAYHFQYNLEIIPDRLSLTKFEKKHNESFGEYGFRWREQATRVDPPMKESEMVDYFLQALEPTYYCHLVSAIGKSFNEVVKMGGMGQNNIRVRKHPVKEEEIMRPPGEQG, translated from the exons atgcgagggttgggAGGACAGGTCAGTGTGGCTTACAAGGACTtatgcttattcccaaatgtgcaattaccaattggttttaagatgcccaaatttgacctatacaacggtcatggcgatccagtagcccacttaaggggtttctgcagcaagatacgaggagctgggggaaaggacgaattactAATGGCttatttcagtcaaagtttgagcggatcagctcTAGAGTGGTATActcgccaggaccatgggagatggtacacctgggatgacctggcacaagcatttgcgtatcacttccaatacaatctagaaattatcccagatcgactatccctgacaaaattcgagaaaaagcacaatgagagCTTtggagagtatggtttccggtggagggaacaggcaacaagagtagatcctcctatgaaggagagtgaaatggtagactacttccttcaagccttggaaccaacttactattgCCATTTGGTTTCGgcgataggaaaatcattcaacgaagtagtgaagatgggaggaatg gggcaaaacaACATTCgtgtcaggaaacacccggtgaaggaagaagaaatcatgcgtccacctggagaacaaggatga